A region of the Terriglobia bacterium genome:
ACGATTTCCCACGCTCACAACGTCAGCTCCAGAAAGTTCTATCCCAACCTGCAGAGCATCCGGATCGTGGAGAAGGGGTCGGTGAAGCGCGTCCGCGTCTGCACCCGCTGCCTGCGGTCC
Encoded here:
- the rpmB gene encoding 50S ribosomal protein L28, coding for MPMQCYVCAKAPVFGHTISHAHNVSSRKFYPNLQSIRIVEKGSVKRVRVCTRCLRSGKVQKA